The Natrinema salaciae genome includes a window with the following:
- the cdd gene encoding cytidine deaminase, whose amino-acid sequence MTERESDSASERDLIAAARDVQDRAHVPYSDYPVGAALETADGEVFVGCNLENANFSNSLHAEEVAVAEAVKNGHREFSRLAVSSGRRDGVTPCGMCRQTLTEFCDADLVVHCDEGDGDVSEYTLGELLPNTITQETLE is encoded by the coding sequence GTGACCGAACGCGAATCCGATTCAGCATCCGAACGCGATCTCATCGCCGCCGCTCGTGACGTTCAAGATCGGGCCCACGTCCCCTACTCCGACTATCCGGTCGGTGCCGCCCTCGAGACCGCCGACGGCGAGGTCTTCGTCGGCTGCAACCTCGAGAACGCGAACTTCAGCAACAGCCTCCACGCCGAGGAGGTCGCGGTCGCCGAAGCGGTCAAGAACGGCCACCGCGAGTTCTCGCGTCTCGCCGTGAGCTCCGGGCGACGCGACGGCGTTACCCCCTGCGGGATGTGCCGGCAGACCCTCACGGAGTTCTGCGACGCGGACCTCGTCGTCCACTGTGACGAGGGTGACGGCGACGTATCCGAGTACACGCTCGGCGAACTGCTGCCGAATACGATCACGCAAGAGACCCTCGAGTGA
- a CDS encoding DUF488 family protein, N3 subclade has protein sequence MARGTIADTYVAAIQHDLADLPADATRVGVVRRPTPWFHAAVDENQPELGPPVDLLESMRDAAEAMKMQGLCEEGAHNAAWDQVGFGDAYREYLETDDDARAALAALADRLAAGETLALVCFENTATKRCHRTILKAVLAESDR, from the coding sequence ATGGCACGGGGGACGATCGCGGACACCTACGTCGCCGCGATCCAGCACGACCTCGCCGATCTGCCGGCGGACGCGACGCGCGTCGGCGTCGTCCGACGGCCGACGCCGTGGTTCCACGCGGCCGTCGACGAGAATCAGCCCGAACTCGGCCCGCCCGTCGACCTGCTCGAGTCGATGCGCGACGCCGCGGAAGCCATGAAGATGCAGGGGCTCTGCGAGGAGGGGGCCCACAACGCCGCGTGGGACCAGGTCGGGTTCGGCGACGCGTATCGGGAGTACCTCGAGACCGACGACGACGCACGGGCCGCGCTCGCGGCGCTTGCCGACCGGCTGGCCGCCGGCGAGACGCTGGCGCTGGTCTGCTTCGAGAACACCGCCACGAAGCGGTGTCACCGAACGATTCTCAAAGCGGTTCTCGCGGAATCGGACCGATAG
- a CDS encoding nucleoside phosphorylase, with the protein MARDSEDPNADVQYHLEVGPDDVADTVLLPGNPERLEKIVAFWDDHEIRAHHREYRTATGSYEGSPISVTSTGIGSPSAAIAVEELARVGVETFIRVGSCGAIQPEMDVGDLVITTGGVRQEGTSDAYVREDYPAAADYEVVSALVAAAERLDYDYHTGVTMSADSFYAGQGRPGFEGFEAAGADELVDELKAANVKNIEMEASAILTLANLYGLRAGAVCTVYANRETGEFRTEGESRAAETATLATHLLAQMDAVKREAGVDRWHAGLSLE; encoded by the coding sequence ATGGCTCGCGACAGCGAAGATCCGAACGCGGACGTCCAGTACCACCTCGAAGTCGGCCCCGACGACGTGGCCGACACGGTTCTCCTCCCCGGCAATCCCGAGCGCCTCGAGAAGATCGTCGCCTTCTGGGACGATCACGAGATCCGCGCACACCACCGGGAGTACCGCACGGCAACGGGGAGCTACGAGGGATCACCGATCTCCGTCACGTCGACCGGGATCGGCAGTCCGTCCGCCGCGATCGCCGTCGAGGAGCTGGCTCGCGTCGGCGTGGAGACGTTCATCCGGGTCGGTTCCTGCGGTGCGATCCAGCCCGAGATGGACGTGGGAGACCTGGTGATCACGACCGGCGGGGTCCGCCAGGAGGGCACCAGCGACGCGTACGTCCGGGAGGACTACCCGGCCGCCGCGGACTACGAGGTCGTGTCGGCGCTGGTCGCCGCCGCCGAGCGACTCGACTACGACTATCACACCGGCGTCACGATGAGTGCAGACTCGTTCTACGCCGGGCAGGGACGGCCCGGGTTCGAGGGGTTCGAGGCCGCCGGCGCGGACGAGCTGGTCGACGAGCTCAAAGCGGCGAACGTGAAGAACATCGAGATGGAGGCCAGCGCCATCCTGACGCTCGCGAACCTGTACGGCCTCCGCGCCGGCGCGGTCTGTACCGTCTACGCCAACCGCGAAACCGGCGAGTTCAGGACCGAAGGGGAGTCACGCGCCGCCGAGACCGCCACCCTCGCGACCCACCTCCTGGCGCAGATGGACGCCGTCAAACGCGAGGCCGGCGTCGACCGCTGGCACGCCGGACTGTCGCTCGAGTAG
- a CDS encoding ABC transporter ATP-binding protein, whose product MSLEITDLSAGYDGTPILRDVDCRIDESEIVGIMGKNGVGKTTLLKTVMGLLEPDTGSVRYRGEDITGRSADERASLGVGYVPQGRDVFPGLTVEENLLIGENVGSGDATLYDRVYEYFPILEDRATQDADTMSGGQQQMLAIGRALVGDPDLLLVDEPSEGVQPSIVQSITADLARINEDLGTTILFVEQNLSVIQTLADRCYAMDKGRIVNELDETDLDDREQLTAHLVV is encoded by the coding sequence ATGAGCCTCGAGATCACGGATCTCTCCGCCGGCTACGATGGGACGCCGATCCTTCGGGACGTCGACTGCCGCATCGACGAGAGCGAGATTGTCGGGATCATGGGCAAGAACGGTGTCGGCAAGACGACGCTGTTGAAGACGGTGATGGGCCTGCTCGAGCCCGATACCGGCTCGGTTCGGTACCGCGGCGAGGACATCACCGGCCGATCCGCCGACGAGCGCGCGAGTCTGGGCGTCGGCTACGTCCCGCAGGGACGGGACGTCTTCCCCGGACTGACCGTCGAGGAGAACCTTCTGATCGGGGAGAACGTCGGAAGCGGTGACGCGACGCTGTACGATCGCGTCTACGAGTACTTCCCGATCCTGGAGGATCGGGCGACCCAAGACGCCGACACGATGAGTGGCGGCCAACAGCAGATGCTCGCGATCGGTCGTGCGCTCGTCGGCGACCCCGATCTGCTGCTGGTCGACGAGCCCTCGGAGGGCGTCCAGCCCTCTATCGTCCAGTCCATCACTGCCGACCTCGCACGGATCAACGAGGACCTCGGGACGACGATCCTGTTCGTCGAGCAGAACCTCTCGGTCATTCAGACGCTCGCGGACCGCTGCTACGCGATGGACAAGGGACGCATCGTCAACGAACTCGACGAGACGGACCTCGACGATCGCGAGCAGTTAACGGCACACCTCGTGGTGTAA
- a CDS encoding ABC transporter ATP-binding protein, whose protein sequence is MSTPSDPTVRIEPAVASTDTDRDAVLVTENLTKRFGGLTAVDSVDFTVDEGELRCLIGPNGAGKSTLLELITGQLSPTAGRVYFDGIDLTDVPSHERIDAGLSVKFQSPHIYEALTVAQNLQIPLQRTDRDDIRSAAHETLEEVGLAGRADAPAGDLSHGQQQRLEIGMATTLEPTLMLLDEPVAGMSVEETASVADLIRSLNDDGMTFVVIEHDMDFVRKISDQVTVLNQGSIFRQGAIEEIEADEAVQRIYLGEDA, encoded by the coding sequence GTGAGCACCCCGAGCGATCCGACCGTCCGGATCGAGCCCGCCGTGGCATCGACCGACACCGACCGCGATGCCGTGCTGGTGACGGAGAACCTCACCAAACGCTTCGGCGGCCTGACCGCAGTCGATAGCGTCGACTTCACGGTCGACGAGGGGGAACTGCGCTGTCTCATCGGCCCGAACGGGGCCGGCAAGTCCACGCTGCTCGAGTTGATCACCGGCCAGCTCTCGCCGACTGCGGGGCGGGTCTACTTCGACGGCATCGACCTCACGGACGTGCCGTCACACGAACGGATCGACGCAGGTCTCAGCGTGAAGTTCCAGTCGCCACACATCTACGAAGCCCTCACCGTCGCACAGAACCTGCAGATCCCGCTCCAACGGACCGACCGGGACGACATCCGCTCGGCGGCCCACGAGACCCTCGAGGAGGTCGGCCTCGCCGGCCGTGCCGACGCCCCGGCCGGCGACCTCTCGCACGGGCAACAACAGCGCCTCGAGATCGGGATGGCGACGACCCTCGAGCCGACGCTGATGTTGCTCGACGAACCGGTCGCTGGCATGTCGGTCGAGGAGACCGCGAGCGTCGCCGACCTCATACGGTCGCTCAACGACGACGGGATGACGTTCGTGGTTATCGAACACGACATGGATTTCGTCCGCAAGATCTCCGATCAAGTGACGGTGTTGAATCAGGGGTCGATCTTCCGGCAAGGTGCTATCGAGGAGATCGAGGCGGACGAGGCCGTCCAGCGCATCTACTTGGGTGAAGACGCATGA
- a CDS encoding ABC transporter permease subunit → MSPVVGSRGSSAGILDRIRDRLEGPNTLGNSTPFWVAFAGAVVALAAYPQVVGLYAILTSTKYFALAFLAVSLTVVWGYCGVLSFGQVAFFGIAAYTFGIIGVNVSTAAGITAAVVGAVAAGTLFALVLGYFMFYGGVSDVYVTIITLVVALVLNTFMAQTAGSEWAIGEAQLGGFNGMPGIPDLVIGVGETSIELGDIVPLYYALLAALVVTYLALRVFVNSQFGMTLVAVREDEQRTATFGYNIAFVKLIAFTIGGAIAAVGGVFYAAWGNYVDPTVFGVQFAALPVVWASIGGRESLLGTIGATLSIERMRTGLTEGIGPLGPEWAFVIVGGLLITVILLMPAGVAPFLDRIGTRLLDRVGDRSSSRSTEDAVE, encoded by the coding sequence ATGAGTCCCGTCGTCGGCTCGCGCGGCTCGAGTGCGGGCATTCTCGACCGGATTCGCGACCGACTCGAGGGGCCGAACACGCTCGGTAACTCCACGCCGTTCTGGGTTGCCTTCGCGGGAGCCGTCGTCGCCCTCGCGGCCTATCCACAGGTCGTGGGGCTGTACGCGATCCTGACCTCCACGAAGTACTTCGCGCTGGCGTTTCTGGCGGTGAGCCTGACGGTGGTCTGGGGCTACTGCGGTGTCCTTAGCTTCGGCCAGGTCGCCTTCTTCGGCATCGCCGCCTACACGTTCGGTATCATCGGCGTGAACGTCTCGACGGCCGCTGGGATCACGGCCGCAGTCGTCGGTGCGGTCGCCGCCGGAACGCTGTTCGCGCTGGTTCTCGGCTACTTCATGTTCTACGGCGGCGTCAGCGACGTCTACGTCACCATCATCACGCTCGTCGTGGCGCTGGTGTTGAACACGTTCATGGCCCAGACCGCCGGCAGCGAGTGGGCGATCGGCGAGGCTCAACTCGGCGGGTTCAATGGGATGCCCGGCATCCCGGACCTCGTTATCGGGGTCGGCGAGACGAGCATCGAACTCGGCGATATCGTCCCGCTGTACTACGCACTGCTGGCGGCACTGGTCGTTACGTATCTCGCGTTGCGCGTCTTCGTCAACAGCCAGTTCGGGATGACGCTCGTCGCCGTCCGCGAGGACGAACAGCGAACCGCCACCTTCGGCTACAACATCGCGTTCGTGAAACTCATCGCGTTCACGATCGGCGGCGCGATCGCGGCCGTCGGCGGCGTCTTCTACGCCGCTTGGGGGAACTACGTCGACCCGACCGTCTTCGGCGTCCAGTTCGCTGCGCTGCCCGTCGTGTGGGCCAGCATCGGCGGCCGCGAGTCGCTGCTCGGAACCATCGGCGCGACGCTGAGTATCGAGCGGATGCGAACCGGGCTGACGGAAGGGATCGGCCCGCTCGGCCCCGAGTGGGCGTTCGTCATCGTCGGCGGCCTGCTGATCACCGTTATCCTGCTCATGCCGGCAGGTGTCGCACCGTTTCTCGACCGAATCGGAACGCGGTTACTCGACCGAGTCGGGGACCGCTCGTCCAGCCGTTCAACGGAGGACGCAGTCGAATGA
- the urtB gene encoding urea ABC transporter, permease protein UrtB, which translates to MAVSPVYDGLSLLFQFLNTFGFLVLVTVGLAVIFGMMGIINLAHGEFILIGIYGTALAYHAGAPLPLAMVAGVAVTTVFGVVVERVIVRHLYDRLLDSMVATWGLALVVAQLLLITFGSSLDSISTPMGNVAYGPYTSPIYQSVFLPAAALAVLGGLYLLFTRTEFGVKARATIEDPQTARAMGVDTDRMYIATFAIGSALAGLTGALYAPAIGAITPDRGSTFLVESFVAVVVGGSSVVVGTLSASTLLGLVNAVFSWQLGTFIGLMAMLLVAIVLLRLLPDGITGYVEDWRERRRVDR; encoded by the coding sequence ATGGCGGTGTCGCCGGTCTACGACGGGCTGTCCCTGCTGTTTCAGTTCCTGAACACCTTCGGGTTTCTCGTCTTGGTGACGGTCGGACTGGCGGTCATCTTTGGAATGATGGGCATCATCAACCTCGCCCACGGCGAATTCATCCTCATCGGTATCTACGGGACGGCGCTCGCCTACCACGCCGGCGCGCCGCTCCCCCTTGCGATGGTCGCGGGCGTCGCCGTCACGACGGTCTTCGGCGTCGTGGTCGAGCGGGTTATCGTCCGGCATCTCTACGACAGACTGCTGGACTCGATGGTCGCGACGTGGGGGCTCGCCCTCGTGGTCGCGCAACTGCTGCTCATCACCTTCGGGTCCAGCCTCGACAGCATCTCGACGCCGATGGGTAACGTGGCCTACGGGCCGTACACCTCCCCGATCTATCAGAGCGTGTTCCTGCCGGCGGCCGCACTGGCCGTCCTCGGCGGCCTGTACCTCCTGTTCACCCGGACGGAGTTCGGCGTGAAAGCGAGGGCGACCATCGAGGACCCCCAGACGGCGCGCGCGATGGGCGTCGACACCGACCGGATGTATATCGCGACGTTTGCCATCGGATCGGCGCTGGCGGGGTTGACCGGCGCGCTGTACGCTCCGGCCATCGGCGCGATCACGCCCGATCGAGGAAGCACCTTCCTCGTCGAGTCGTTCGTCGCCGTCGTGGTCGGCGGCTCGTCCGTCGTCGTCGGCACGCTGTCCGCATCGACGCTGCTGGGCCTCGTCAACGCGGTGTTCAGCTGGCAACTCGGGACCTTCATCGGGCTGATGGCGATGTTGCTGGTCGCGATCGTCCTGCTCCGACTGCTCCCCGACGGCATCACCGGCTACGTCGAGGACTGGCGTGAACGTCGGAGGGTCGACCGATGA
- a CDS encoding urea ABC transporter substrate-binding protein produces MLTAGASGLGAALAGCLGSGGSGGPTVGILEDRSGNFQLNGTSKWQATRLAIEEINDDGGILDEEIQIEDPDPQSDNERYKELTEQMILEHEVDALWAGYSSATREAIRPTINEYDQLYFYTTQYEGGVCDNTIFPVGATARQQLGAVTPYLAEEYGEDIYIIAADYNFGQLSGDWVDVIAQENGYNIVGEEYIPLDETDFSSVINRIQAEDPDFIMSMLVGSNHENFYDQRDANDMLIPIGTSTTMAQGHEHIRYDPNALTDVYAGVSYMEELGDERDEGFVDAFYDRWPDANYLNQEAQNNYFSVYMWRDAVEEAGTFDQDEVISVLEEGMEIDAPSGSIELDGATHHMTHKMRVAHADENHDISFDAEQFIEPTFLREEVEGGAGCDLREESKQTQYKPGDVYDV; encoded by the coding sequence ATGTTGACGGCCGGCGCCTCGGGCCTCGGCGCCGCGCTGGCCGGCTGTCTGGGATCAGGCGGCTCGGGCGGGCCGACCGTCGGCATTCTCGAGGATCGCTCCGGGAACTTTCAGCTCAACGGGACATCGAAGTGGCAGGCGACGCGGCTCGCCATCGAGGAGATTAACGACGACGGCGGCATCCTCGACGAGGAGATACAGATCGAGGATCCCGATCCCCAATCGGACAACGAACGCTACAAGGAACTGACCGAGCAGATGATCCTCGAGCACGAGGTCGACGCCTTGTGGGCCGGGTACTCGAGTGCGACCCGGGAGGCGATCCGGCCGACGATCAACGAGTACGACCAGCTGTACTTCTACACGACCCAGTACGAGGGTGGGGTGTGCGATAACACGATCTTTCCCGTGGGTGCGACTGCGCGCCAGCAGCTCGGCGCGGTGACGCCGTATCTGGCCGAGGAGTACGGCGAGGACATCTACATCATCGCGGCCGACTACAACTTCGGCCAGTTGTCCGGCGACTGGGTCGACGTCATCGCCCAGGAGAACGGCTACAACATCGTCGGCGAGGAGTACATCCCGCTGGACGAAACCGACTTCTCGTCGGTCATCAATCGGATTCAGGCCGAAGACCCCGACTTCATCATGTCGATGCTGGTCGGGTCCAACCACGAGAACTTCTACGACCAGCGAGACGCCAACGACATGCTGATCCCCATCGGCACCTCCACGACGATGGCGCAGGGCCACGAACACATTCGCTACGACCCGAACGCCTTGACCGACGTCTACGCCGGTGTCAGCTACATGGAGGAACTCGGCGACGAGCGCGACGAGGGGTTCGTCGATGCGTTCTACGATCGATGGCCCGACGCGAACTACCTCAATCAGGAGGCCCAGAACAACTACTTCTCGGTGTACATGTGGCGCGACGCCGTCGAGGAAGCCGGGACCTTCGATCAGGACGAAGTCATCTCGGTGCTCGAGGAGGGCATGGAGATCGACGCGCCCTCGGGCTCGATCGAACTCGACGGTGCGACCCACCATATGACACACAAGATGCGCGTCGCACACGCCGACGAGAATCACGATATCAGCTTCGACGCCGAACAGTTCATCGAACCGACCTTCCTCCGCGAGGAAGTCGAGGGCGGCGCAGGGTGTGACCTCCGCGAGGAGTCCAAACAGACCCAGTACAAGCCCGGCGACGTCTACGACGTATGA